Below is a window of Coleofasciculus chthonoplastes PCC 7420 DNA.
TCTCTCTTGTTCCGCTCGTTGTCTTTCCCGTTCCGCTTCCGTCAGAATCCAGTTTCCTTGAGCATCATACCAACGCAACCAGAGGCGATTAATCCCTTGAAACTCTCCCTGCCATAATCCCAAACCCAAGTCTAACTCACTCATCCATACTCGCCCATCTTGTACCTCTAACTCTTGATAATGGGCTTCATTTAGTTTAAACGCTCGTAGCTGATTGGTGTAACGACTGAATACGACATAATAAGGAATCTGTAAAATCTGCTCGTAAACCTGCCATTTTCCCGGTGGTTTATCTTCAGTGGGAAGCTGACTCTCTTGCCCATTTCCTTCACCTTGTCTTGGCTCAGAGTCTGGCAATGGGATTACCTGTTCTCCTAAGTCTTCCCTCTCGGTTCCAGGTGAGAGCAATTCCACCACAACAAACGGATTGACGCCCTCCTGCCAAACCACGTAAGACAGGCGCATATCCACATCATTATACAGTCGCGGTACGCCGACAACCCCAAACCAATCCGGACGTTTATGCCACAGAGGATGATGCACATCATAGTAAATGTTCAAGTCGCTGGCATAAAAGATCTGTGAAAGGGGATAGTGGGGAGGGCAAAATGTCAAGCTCAATAAATGCGCTTGCCAATCATGGAATTCGTCAGGCAAACCCGGTTCCTCTGGATATTCACTCGGAAGATCATACA
It encodes the following:
- a CDS encoding Uma2 family endonuclease; amino-acid sequence: MVSFNYPTPQTDPLGSPKETLPTMYDLPSEYPEEPGLPDEFHDWQAHLLSLTFCPPHYPLSQIFYASDLNIYYDVHHPLWHKRPDWFGVVGVPRLYNDVDMRLSYVVWQEGVNPFVVVELLSPGTEREDLGEQVIPLPDSEPRQGEGNGQESQLPTEDKPPGKWQVYEQILQIPYYVVFSRYTNQLRAFKLNEAHYQELEVQDGRVWMSELDLGLGLWQGEFQGINRLWLRWYDAQGNWILTEAERERQRAEQERHRAEQERQRAEQERHRAEQERQRAEATQARLDALMERLRESGIDPDTFFQDQG